Proteins co-encoded in one Cinclus cinclus chromosome 17, bCinCin1.1, whole genome shotgun sequence genomic window:
- the NOC4L gene encoding nucleolar complex protein 4 homolog has product MAREAALAACLEAVLGSRCSANRVFELLEPLAVREPEDIVSAARTCSRLFGALLERRELFVGPLPDQDASLAGDYSAEDKYKIWMRHRYRDCVGCLGELMGHDSFQVKELALCTLMKFVDLEAQYPLIKIEWKGALTFPCDLLKVVVDGLLPTKEDASLLISRFQEYMEYDDVRYFVMKAVTASIGQVMQKTKERPLPFYQQNVFSLISPINMPNKESEMVKFMVKQDNREELKLSKLQAHKQVFEKMWLTFLKHKLPTGLYKKVLVILHDCVLPYMNEPTLMMDFLTVAYGIGGAISLLALNGLFILIHQHNLEYPDFYKKLYNLLDPSIYHVKYRARFFHLTDLFLSSSHLPSYLVAAFIKRLARLALTAPPEALLMIIPFICNLFRRHPACRVLVHRPGGPADMSEDPYVMEEEEPSESRALESSLWEIKSLQNHYHPDVARAAAVLNQSLSEMEDDISGLLELSAYELFDKEVKKKAVDVPLEFEQVRGLFGKKNDIFAEHFSLD; this is encoded by the exons ATGGCGCGGGAGGCCGCGCTCGCCGCCTGCCTGGAGGCCGTGCTGGGCAGCCGCTGCAGCGCCAACCGCGTCTTCGAGCTGCTGGAGCCGCTGGCGgtgcgg GAGCCGGAGGACATCGTTAGCGCCGCCAGGACGTGCAGCCGGCTGTTCGGGGCGCTGCTGGAGCGGCGGGAGCTGTTCGTGGGGCCGCTGCCCGACCAGGACGCCTCTCTGGCCGGTGA CTACAGCGCCGAGGACAAGTACAAGATATGGATGAGGCACCGCTACAGGGACTGCgtgggctgcctgggggagcTCATGGGGCACGACTCCTTCCAGGTCAAG gagCTGGCACTCTGCACACTCATGAAGTTTGTCGACTTGGAGGCACAATATCCGTTGATCAAAATAGAGTGGAAGGGAGCTTTAACTTTTCCGTGTGACCTTCTTAAG GTAGTTGTTGATGGTTTGCTTCCCACCAAGGAGGATGCCTCTCTCCTGATCTCCCGCTTTCAGGAGTACATGGAGTACGACGACGTGCGGTACTTTGTCATGAAGGCTGTCACTGCCAGCATCGGGCAGGTCATGCAAAAGACAAAGGAG AGACCACTGCCTTTTTACCAGCAGAATGTATTTTCCCTCATCTCACCCATTAACATGCCAAACAAAGAGTCTGAGATGGTCAAATTTATGGTCAAGCAAG ATAACCGGGAGGAATTGAAACTTTCAAAGCTGCAG GCACACAAGCAGGTGTTTGAAAAAATGTGGCTGACTTTTCTGAAGCATAAG CTGCCCACTGGCCTTTACAAAAAGGTTCTTGTCATTCTGCACGACTGTGTCCTGCCTTACATGAATGAGCCCACTCTCATGATGGACTTCTTGACAGTGGCCTATGGCATAG GTGGAGCAATCAGTCTTCTAGCTCTAAATGGATTGTTCATTCTGATTCATCAGCATAATCT GGAGTACCCTGACTTTTACAAAAAGCTGTACAATCTGTTAGATCCTTCCATCTATCACGTGAAGTACCGAGCTCGCTTCTTCCACCTGACTGATCTGTTTTTGTCTTCATC gcacTTGCCCTCATACCTGGTGGCAGCGTTCATCAAGCGGCTGGCCCGGCTGGCCCTCACAGCCCCTCCCGAGGCTCTCCTCATGATCATTCCCTTCATCTGCAACCTCTTCCGCAGGCACCCCGCctgcagggtgctggtgcaCAGGCCAGGAGGGCCAGCAG ATATGTCAGAAGATCCATATGttatggaggaggaggagccatCTGAAAGCAGGGCTTTGGAGAGTTCTCTCTGGGAGATTAAG tCTCTCCAGAACCATTATCACCCAGATGTggccagggcagctgctgtcctgaaCCAGTCCCTGTCTGAAATGGAGGATGACATATCAGGGCTCCTGGAGCTCTCAGCTTATGAG ctttttgataaagaagtaaagaaaaaggCTGTTGATGTGCCCCTGGAGTTTGAGCAAGTACGAGGTTtgtttgggaagaaaaatgatatTTTTGCAGAACACTTCAGTTTAGACTGA